One genomic region from Yarrowia lipolytica chromosome 1C, complete sequence encodes:
- a CDS encoding uncharacterized protein (Compare to YALI0C07018g, similar to uniprot|Q9GP41 Echinococcus multilocularis Putative U-snRNP-associated cyclophilin (EC 5.2.1.8) (Peptidyl-prolyl cis-trans isomerase) (CPH1 cyclophilin)) has translation MTITFLDVTYDGQRIGRIKFKLYSEDLPKTCENFRQFCTGEYRIDNVPQGYKESTFHRVVKGFMIQGGDFVRGNGLGTVSIFGSASFPDEQTISGKTFPHIEGALSMANSGKDTNGCQFFITTRKCPELDGSHVVFGHVIEGMDVVKFVENVPVVEEKPKRDVVVSECGEY, from the coding sequence ATGACCATCACGTTTCTGGACGTGACCTACGATGGCCAGCGCATCGGCCGCATCAAGTTCAAGCTGTACTCGGAAGATCTGCCCAAAACATGCGAGAACTTTCGCCAGTTTTGCACCGGAGAATACAGAATCGACAATGTTCCCCAAGGATACAAGGAGAGCACATTCCACCGAGTGGTCAAGGGATTCATGATCCAGGGAGGCGACTTTGTGCGTGGCAACGGACTCGGAACAGTGTCCATATTTGGAAGTGCCAGCTTCCCCGACGAACAAACCATCTCTGGCAAAACATTCCCGCATATTGAAGGCGCTCTATCGATGGCAAATTCAGGCAAAGATACCAACGGTTGCCAGTTTTTCATCACAACGCGCAAATGTCCCGAACTGGACGGCTCGCACGTGGTGTTTGGACATGTGATTGAGGGCATGGACGTGGTCAAGTTTGTGGAGAACGTGCCTGTGGTGGAAGAGAAGCCCAAGCGAGACGTTGTCGTTAGTGAGTGTGGAGAGTACTAG
- a CDS encoding uncharacterized protein (Compare to YALI0C07128g, similar to Saccharomyces cerevisiae HIS7 (YBR248C); ancestral locus Anc_6.167, similar to uniprot|P33734 Saccharomyces cerevisiae YBR248C Imidazole glycerol phosphate synthase hisHF (IGP synthase) (ImGP synthase) (IGPS) [Includes: Glutamine amidotransferase (EC 2.4.2.-)): protein MPIIHVINVESGNLRSLENALNVLGYTVEWVSSPDQITDSIEKLIFPGVGNFGHFVKEIDARGFIGPLKKYIESKRPLFGICVGLQAFFEGSEESKTVAGLGLVPGVLSKFDDKDKSVPQIGWNSVDSRDFAEHKSLYGMVPSSKYYFVHSYACILDEAVKNKIEAAGWDIATSQYGNQTFVAAISKDNVVATQFHPEKSGAAGLRVIDAFLKGKKYVEDPVIAPQTSFGLTKRVIACLDVRTNDQGDLVVTKGDQYDVREKTGEGHVRNLGKPVSMAEKYYKDGADEVTFLNITSFRDCPVQDLPMLEVLRQTSKTVFVPLTVGGGIRDVTDSSGNVTTALQVATQYFMSGADKVSIGSDAVFAAEEYYKSGKKLSGKTPMETISAAYGVQAVVVSVDPKRVYVDAPLTDRVCIETKYPSADGMKYCWYQCTVKGGREARDLGVFELIQACEALGAGEILLNCIDKDGTNSGFDLELIDHVKSAVKIPVIASSGAGNPGHFEEVFRETSADAALGAGMFHRGEYSVKDVKDFLENKGEVVRAFEPIELVHVE from the coding sequence ATGCCAATTATCCACGTGATCAACGTCGAGTCTGGCAACCTGCGGTCTCTGGAAAACGCCCTCAACGTGCTGGGATACACGGTGGAGTGGGTCTCTAGCCCAGACCAGATCACTGACTccattgagaagctcattTTCCCCGGAGTTGGCAACTTTGGCCACTTTgtgaaggagattgacgcCCGAGGATTCATTGGCCCCCTCAAGAAGTACATTGAGAGCAAACGGCCGTTGTTTGGCATCTGTGTGGGTCTCCAGGCTTTTTTTGAGGGATCCGAGGAGTCCAAGACTGTTGCAGGACTGGGTCTTGTGCCCGGTGTTCTGAGCAAGTTTGACGATAAGGACAAGAGCGTGCCCCAGATTGGCTGGAACTCGGTGGATAGCCGAGATTTCGCCGAGCACAAGTCTCTGTACGGCATGGTGCCTTCTTCCAAGTACTACTTTGTGCATTCGTACGCTTGTATTCTGGATGAGGCCgtcaagaacaagatcGAGGCTGCAGGCTGGGATATTGCCACGTCACAATATGGTAACCAGACATTTGTGGCTGCTATTTCCAAGGACAATGTTGTTGCTACCCAATTCCACCCCGAGAAGTCTGGAGCAGCCGGTCTGCGTGTGATTGACGCTTTCCTCAAGGGTAAGAAGTACGTGGAGGACCCTGTAATTGCTCCCCAGACATCTTTCGGTCTCACAAAGCGAGTCATCGCCTGTCTGGACGTTCGAACCAACGACCAGGGTGATCTTGTTGTTACCAAGGGAGACCAGTATGACGTGCGAGAGAAGACTGGAGAGGGCCACGTACGAAACCTCGGAAAGCCAGTTTCCATGGCCGAAAAGTACTACAAGGACGGAGCCGATGAGGTCACTTTCCTTAACATTACTTCGTTCCGAGACTGCCCTGTTCAGGATCTTCCCATGTTGGAGGTTCTTCGACAGACTTCCAAGACTGTTTTTGTGCCCCTGACTGTCGGAGGTGGTATCCGAGACGTAACTGACTCTTCTGGAAACGTCACCACCGCTCTACAGGTTGCTACCCAGTACTTTATGTCTGGTGCCGACAAGGTGAGTATTGGTAGTGATGCGGTCTTTGCTGCCGAGGAGTACTACAAGAGCGGCAAGAAGCTATCTGGTAAGACCCCCATGGAGACTATTTCCGCCGCATACGGAGTCCAGgccgttgttgtttctgtcgACCCCAAGCGAGTCTACGTTGATGCTCCCCTGACCGACAGAGTTTGCATTGAGACCAAATACCCCTCTGCCGACGGAATGAAGTACTGCTGGTACCAGTGCACCGTCAAGGGTGGACGAGAGGCCCGAGATCTTGGCGTTTTCGAGCTCATCCAGGCGTGCGAGGCTCTgggagctggagagatTCTGCTCAACTGCATTGATAAGGACGGAACCAACTCCGGTTTCGATCTTGAGCTCATCGACCACGTCAAGTCTGCCGTCAAGATCCCCGTCATTGCTTCCTCCGGCGCTGGAAACCCCGGTCACTTCGAGGAGGTCTTCCGAGAGACCTCTGCTGACGCGGCTCTTGGAGCTGGTATGTTCCACCGAGGAGAGTACTCCGTCAAGGATGTCAAGGACTTCCTGGAGAACAAGGGCGAGGTTGTGCGAGCCTTTGAGCCCATTGAGCTGGTTCACGTTGAGTAA
- a CDS encoding uncharacterized protein (Compare to YALI0C06996g, similar to DEHA0A10175g Debaryomyces hansenii IPF 7084.1, similar to Saccharomyces cerevisiae YIL083C; ancestral locus Anc_2.305): MYTTNAINPEKAIDRSVADQPPAEEDLYFEQNPAPEYLPEFERKLSEFLTNNGTRKVAVVTSGGTTVPLENNTVRFIDNFSAGTRGATSAEYFLENGYAVVFLHRQFSLLPYSRHYTHSTNCFLDYMVESETEPGSVKVDEKYQVQMLDVLRKYKQAQKDNTLLLLPFTTVTQYLFSLRCIALTMSKLHVDTRCVFYLAAAVSDFFMPTSRLPQHKIQSSGGELVVNLDPVPKFLKRLVEAWAPRVMIVSFKLETDESILESKAKTALERYNHQLVIGNLLQTRKKEVIFVTLEETEKYSLTDEEEKEGKEIEEIIVPEVIKRHDVWQEKVCN; the protein is encoded by the coding sequence ATGTACACAACCAACGCCATCAACCCCGAAAAGGCCATTGACAGATCTGTGGCAGACCAGCCTCCggccgaggaggatctgTACTTTGAGCAGAACCCTGCTCCCGAGTATCTGCCTGAGTTTGAGCGAAAGCTGTCTGAGTTTCTGACCAATAACGGCACCAGAAAGGTCGCTGTAGTCACCAGTGGAGGTACCACTGTCCCTCTTGAGAACAACACTGTTCGGTTCATTGACAACTTTTCCGCTGGAACTCGAGGTGCCACATCAGCAGAGTACTTCCTCGAGAATGGCTATGCCGTGGTTTTCCTCCACCGTCAGTTCTCTTTGCTTCCTTACTCTCGACATTACACCCACTCCACAAACTGTTTTCTGGACTACATGGTGGAGTCCGAGACCGAGCCTGGGTCTGTCAAGGTTGACGAAAAGTACCAGGTCCAGATGCTGGATGTGCTGCGAAAGTACAAGCAGGCCCAGAAGGACAACACTCTGCTACTGCTGCCCTTCACCACTGTTACCCAGTACCTGTTTTCGCTCCGATGCATCGCTCTGACAATGTCCAAGCTGCATGTGGACACCCGGTGTGTGTTCTATTTGGCTGCCGCGGTGTCTGATTTCTTCATGCCCACCTCCAGACTGCCCCAGCACAAGATCCAGTCTTCTGGAGGTGAACTTGTGGTCAACCTGGACCCAGTTCCCAAGTTCCTAAAGCGACTGGTCGAGGCTTGGGCGCCACGTGTCATGATTGTGTCATTCAAGCTGGAGACGGACGAGTCCATTCTCGAgtccaaggccaagacGGCGCTGGAGCGATACAACCACCAGCTGGTGATTGGTAACCTGCTGCAGACccgaaagaaggaggtcaTTTTTgtgactctggaggagacggagaAGTACTCGCTGAcggatgaggaggagaaggagggtaaggagattgaggagatcATTGTCCCTGAAGTGATTAAGCGACATGATGTGTGGCAGGAGAAGGTGTGCAACTAG
- a CDS encoding uncharacterized protein (Compare to YALI0C07062g, weakly similar to uniprot|P39715 Saccharomyces cerevisiae YAL059w SIM1 involved in cell wall biosynthesis), with protein sequence MAKTVKSNKRADRRAMPEDINLDSPAKTDRDSGKAIVAEAIAKMKVREGDHDDLDDIIAQKTTLSGGGVTKRGHKSSKQKLRRKQAMERAFENQEQLAHKTETSKIRFKKINKNRKATWEETNEKLEAEKRHKMKDAREKAERERAKNAFALLDESEA encoded by the coding sequence ATGGCCAAGACCGTCAAGAGTAATAAGCGAGCCGACCGACGGGCCATGCCCGAGGATATCAACCTCGATTCTCCCGCCAAAACCGACCGAGACTCCGGTAAGGCTATTGTAGCTGAGGCCATTGCCAAAATGAAGGTACGAGAGGGAGATCACGATGATCTGGACGACATTATTGCCCAGAAGACCACTCTCAGTGGCGGAGGAGTTACCAAGCGAGGCCACAAGTCTTCCAAGCAAAAACTGCGACGAAAGCAGGCAATGGAGCGAGCCTTCGAGAAccaggagcagctggcCCACAAGACCGAGACTTCAAAAATCCGAttcaagaagatcaacaagaaccGAAAGGCCACCTGGGAGGAGACCaacgagaagctggaggctGAAAAGCGACATAAAATGAAGGATGCCCGAGAGAAGGCTGAGAGAGAGCGAGCAAAGAACGCTTTTGCTTTGCTAGACGAGAGTGAAGCTTAG
- a CDS encoding uncharacterized protein (Compare to YALI0C07040g, similar to Saccharomyces cerevisiae PUB1 (YNL016W); ancestral locus Anc_2.306, weakly similar to uniprot|P32588 Saccharomyces cerevisiae YNL016w Nuclear and cytoplasmic polyadenylated RNA-binding protein PUB1 (ARS consensus binding protein ACBP-60) (Poly(U)-binding protein)), with protein sequence MGDSDQHEHGHVSPELATAHSPPLTSALQPTSSTSSIEEGPAAASNEEKTESDKRAPLNVPPVADTPPQTSPETTHNKCPPPPASQTPPKSPPKDDTSDVKGTDSASGANGDTDDNTENTNNTNNTTNTTNTNHTNHTNTNTNDKTDVTSGNAHEIPSNTSGKTSPAANTPTTTTTPAATNPIHIPGLTNTKPVSLSGTSSPVAHNTYTAASTVNMGKSGHASDAGSAQETGSTSGATTGSVAIATCGGREINPHVLYVAGVDASVKESILLDLFKVTGPIKSIKIFPDRQKANINFAFIEYEDKEAAQLAMQTLNNRQIHGQEISVSFAFQTKVERDYNLFVGDLGADVNDEMLHKHFAHIPGLLDARVMWDMTTGRSRGYGFVSFETKQGAERGLIENGSVLGSRVIRANWASSRRSNMQGQSGPQGGRNMGGHMGGYMGGGMGGGMGGMGGMGGMGGMGGMGGMGGMGGFNNGMGNFGPYGNQGMGGHNHGPGNHNMMNNRNYRDRSDRSDRSDRSDRNDRDRGGDKMGLPKTVYIGNLPNMHPSELIPLLQNFGYVVEFKHHSNYAFVSYDSHKRAQIAMMQLNGYNIHGRTLKCGWGRDRR encoded by the coding sequence ATGGGCGACTCCGACCAGCATGAAcacggtcacgtgagcccCGAACTCGCCACAGCACACTCTCCACCTTTAACATCGGCTTTGCAACCAACCTCGTCCACAAGTTCAATTGAGGAaggtccagcagcagcatccaACGAGGAAAAGACAGAGTCCGACAAAAGGGCACCTCTGAATGTGCCTCCAGTCGCAGACACGCCTCCGCAGACATCTCCTGAGACGACACACAACAAGTgtccccctcctccagcttctcagACTCCGCCCAAGTCTCCTCCTAAGGACGATACCAGTGATGTGAAGGGCACAGACAGTGCAAGCGGTGCAAATGGAGATACAGACGACAACACAGAAAAtaccaacaacaccaacaataCCACCAATACCACCAATACAAACCATACCAACCATACCAACACCAATACCAATGACAAGACGGATGTGACAAGTGGGAATGCACACGAAATTCCCTCTAACACGAGTGGCAAGACGTCACCGGCGGCAAACACCccaacgacaacaacaactccTGCAGCGACAAACCCCATCCATATTCCGGGactcaccaacaccaagcCCGTATCGCTGTCGGGCACATCGTCCCCCGTGGCTCACAACACGTACACAGCGGCCAGCACGGTCAACATGGGAAAATCTGGCCACGCTAGCGACGCGGGCAGTGCGCAAGAGACAGGCTCCACGTCGGGAGCAACCACAGGATCAGTCGCTATAGCCACGTGTGGCGGCCGGGAAATCAACCCGCACGTGCTCTACGTGGCGGGAGTGGACGCCTCCGTGAAGGAGTCCATTCTGCTAGACCTGTTCAAGGTTACAGGACCTATCAAGTCCATCAAAATCTTCCCCGACCGACAGAAGGCTAACATCAACTTTGCCTTTATCGAGTacgaggacaaggaggctgcaCAGCTGGCGATGCAGACGCTCAACAACCGCCAGATCCACGGTCAGGAGATTTCCGTCTCGTTCGCATTCCAGACCAAGGTCGAGCGTGACTATAACTTGTTTGTGGGCGACCTGGGCGCCGACGTCAACGACGAAATGCTGCACAAGCACTTTGCGCACATTCCAGGGCTGTTGGATGCACGAGTCATGTGGGACATGACGACGGGTCGGTCCCGAGGCTACGGCTTTGTTTCGTTTGAGACCAAACAGGGCGCGGAGCGGGGTTTGATTGAAAACGGCAGTGTGCTCGGCAGCCGGGTGATCCGTGCTAACTGGGCCAGCTCGAGACGCAGCAACATGCAGGGTCAGTCGGGACCCCAGGGAGGACGAAACATGGGAGGGCACATGGGAGGATATATGGGTGGCGGCATGGGAGGTGGAATGGGTGGCATGGGCGGCATGGGAGGCATGGGAGGCATGGGTGGAATGGGAGGAATGGGCGGCATGGGTGGATTCAATAATGGCATGGGCAACTTTGGACCTTATGGCAACCAAGGGATGGGAGGCCACAACCACGGACCTGGCAACCACAACATGATGAACAATCGAAACTACCGTGACCGAAGTGACCGAAGTGACCGAAGTGACCGAAGTGACCGCAACGACCGTGACCGTGGCGGTGACAAGATGGGTCTACCGAAAACGGTGTACATTGGTAATTTGCCAAATATGCATCCGTCGGAGCTGATTCCTCTTCTGCAGAACTTTGGCTACGTGGTGGAGTTCAAGCATCATTCCAATTACGCTTTTGTAAGCTACGATTCACATAAAAGAGCGCAGATAGCCATGATGCAGCTCAATGGGTATAATATCCACGGACGAACGCTGAAGTGTGGATGGGGTAGAGACAGGAGGTAG